Genomic window (Methanoculleus thermophilus):
CTTCACCTACCGGACCGTCGGCCCGGTGAAACTCTTCCCGCCGAAGGCGGTCGATATAGTCAGGGAACTCATAGAACTCTCTGGGAAAGATCTCACGCCCGAAGAGGTCGCTGAAGAGATCCGCTCCGGCAAAAAACCTGAGCCACAGGGGGAGCCTGCGGAGGCGATCGAGAGAGCCGCCGCCCCGCTCCCGCCGGAGGTGGTGTTCGAGATCAGAGCGATGCAGGAGACCCTGGCCCGGCAGGAACGCCAGATTGCTCGTCTGGTGGCTGAACTCGAGCAGGAGCGGGAAGAGAGGCGAGAAGAGGCCGCCAAACTCCAGGAGCGGCTGGATGCACAGCAGAGGGAGCTTGCGGTCGTGGCAGAGTGGGTGGATTACTTCGATCGCCGGATGGACGAGGTCACGCTCCCGGTCTTCGAGCGGGTCCGGCGAACCCTCGGGCGGGGTGACGTGTCCGGTCGGTCGGCCGGCCGTTCCGGGTGACTGGTAGGGTTCTCTCCGGGAACGCATTACGCTCAAGCCAGGTGGGTAGTAATATATATTACGAATATACTACCCGATAACAAATTTTATATGTGATCTTCACCTCCAGGCATCCGAGGTGATAGAATCCATCAGCAGAAAACGGCCACCGTACTGACCCTTGCCATTCAGGCTCTGGTCGTTGGCGGGCTGGTAGCCTGCATAGTCGTTGGAACATCGGATCGGCCGTCTTCCGTCTCGCCAGGCCATGACGCATCGCGTGTCGTTGACCTGCCCGAGAGCGCCTCACCGGCTGCATACGCGATCGTCGCAAATCGGCCGGATCCTTTGGTGATGAGAACTCTGGGTGGGGAGGAACACCCTCTCTCTTTTCACCCCATCATGATCTGCACGGCCGTCGGATAGCGGTTCATGATGGTGTATGCGAGGGGCTTTGATATCCAGAGCCGACCGTTCTGCATCCTCCGGAGAGGGCTGATCTCCTTTAGGATCTGGAGAGCCTGGACTGCGGCCTCGTCCGCGAGGAAGAAACTGCCCGGGACTGTCGAGTCGAAGTAGAAGAGGATCGGAAGCCGGAGTCGGCGCTGCAGGTCCCTCGGCAGGGCTTCCTGCATCCGGAGGAGGACATCACGGTTAAAGTCGTAGCGGTCTCCACCCTTCGTGACGGACGAGGGGTGCTCCTCTGTGAGAAGCCGTGAGAGGCGCTTACGCTCTTCGACAACGCCGTCATTGATCCTGCCGATCTCAAGCCGCATCCATCGCAGGAGGGTCGACTCGTCGCTTGCTGATGGTCGGTTGGACATATCTGTAGTGATCCTTTGCTGGGTACATAGACCAGTCTCTGCCATGTAATATATATCTGGCCCCCATGATCGCCCCGGCAACATCCGGGAGATCCAGAGGGAATGTGCTCTCTGTCTTGCTCGTGGGCTCCATTGGAGCGGGAGAAGGTATATGTATTCTTACTCCATATCAGGCGTTCCCTATGCAACCATTTGAATGCAACTCGACCCGGTATGGCTGCCGACGCTTCTTGGTTCACTACGCTCTCCTGCTCCTTGTCGGCGTTGCAGTCCTCCTTATGATCATCCCGGCGGGCGCCGCCGAGACGTTTGGGATGGACTACGACCCCGCCATCGCCTCGATGATTGCGGAGATCGATGAGTCCGAACTTCGCAACACGACGTCCGATCTTTCGAGCATCCCGACACGTGCCTACGGGTCCGATGGGAACCGGGTGGCGGGCGAGTATATCTTCCAGAGGCTATCCGCCATCCCGGGGCTTGAGGTCGAGTTCCAGGGCGGAGAGGTGAACAACGTCATCGCACGGCTCCCCGGAGCCAACACGTCGTTGAACGAGGTCGTGGTCGTCGGGGCGCACTACGACAGCCTGTCGTCCGATCCTGCCCGTGCGCCCGGTGCTACCGATAACGGGTGCGGGGTCGCGATCGTCCTGGAACTCGCCCGGGTGATGAGCGGCCACTCGTTTGACCGGACCGTCGAGTTCGCGTTCTGGAACGCGGAAGAGGACGGGAGCTACGGCAGCTCCGCCTACGTCGAGAATGCCACCGCTCCGGTCGCGCTCTACTTCAACTACGACTCGGCCTGCTACGACCCTGAAAACTGGTCCGTCCTCGATATCATCTACGACAATCGCTCCCGGGAGGCTGCGGCGCTTCTTGCGGGTTATAACGTCCTCTATGGCACAAACTTCAGCCTGACCCTGAACAACTAT
Coding sequences:
- a CDS encoding M28 family metallopeptidase — encoded protein: MQPFECNSTRYGCRRFLVHYALLLLVGVAVLLMIIPAGAAETFGMDYDPAIASMIAEIDESELRNTTSDLSSIPTRAYGSDGNRVAGEYIFQRLSAIPGLEVEFQGGEVNNVIARLPGANTSLNEVVVVGAHYDSLSSDPARAPGATDNGCGVAIVLELARVMSGHSFDRTVEFAFWNAEEDGSYGSSAYVENATAPVALYFNYDSACYDPENWSVLDIIYDNRSREAAALLAGYNVLYGTNFSLTLNNYQTCSSDHIPFQARGYPAVATHSDGHGPAHTPDDTPEHVSFEYAKRNAGLGLSLIAKVAGIREDGSDLFVQKARPAG
- a CDS encoding DUF61 family protein, which codes for MSNRPSASDESTLLRWMRLEIGRINDGVVEERKRLSRLLTEEHPSSVTKGGDRYDFNRDVLLRMQEALPRDLQRRLRLPILFYFDSTVPGSFFLADEAAVQALQILKEISPLRRMQNGRLWISKPLAYTIMNRYPTAVQIMMG